One Pyrus communis chromosome 4, drPyrComm1.1, whole genome shotgun sequence genomic region harbors:
- the LOC137731237 gene encoding PLASMODESMATA CALLOSE-BINDING PROTEIN 4: MAALVYIVILLALTGHSSAIYCVCKDGVGDSALQKALDYACGAGADCSPVLQNGACYQPNTIKDHCSYAVNSYFQRKGQTAQSCDFSGAASQSQTAPSTASSTCVYPASTSQAGTGSTTTNSTTGTTPSTGTTPSTSTGTGITTPGTPASVFGLSPTGSTTGISNTDGAATLGGANQFFFSLASALCFTVLLLT, encoded by the exons ATGGCTGCTTTAGTGTATATTGTGATTTTATTGGCCCTCACTGGCCATTCAA GTGCTATTTATTGCGTATGCAAAGATGGAGTTGGTGATTCAGCACTTCAGAAGGCATTGGACTATGCCTGTGGAGCTGGAGCTGACTGCAGTCCAGTCCTCCAAAACGGTGCGTGTTACCAGCCCAACACCATCAAAGATCACTGCAGCTATGCAGTCAACAGTTATTTCCAGAGGAAGGGTCAAACTGCACAGAGCTGTGATTTTTCTGGTGCTGCTTCTCAGAGCCAAACTGCTCCTAGTA CCGCAAGTTCGACTTGTGTTTATCCTGCAAGTACCAG CCAAGCAGGAACCGGCTCTACCACTACAAACTCAACCACAGGCACAACTCCAAGCACAGGCACAACTCCAAGCACCAGCACTGGCACCGGCATCACAACTCCAGGCACTCCGGCATCAGTGTTCGGATTAAGCCCCACCGGGAGTACCACAGGAATCAGCAATACCGACGGCGCGGCTACCTTGGGAGGTGCCAACCAGTTCTTTTTCTCTCTAGCCTCAGCTCTGTGCTTCACAGTGTTGTTACTGACCTGA